From the Lentisphaera araneosa HTCC2155 genome, the window GGTCGGCGGTTCAAATCCGCTCGAAGGCTCCACTTGAAAAAAACATTAGGTAAGGAAAACTTATAATGGCTAAAGAAACATTCGAAAGAACAAAGCCACACCTTAATATTGGTACAATTGGTCACGTTGACCATGGTAAAACAACTTTAACTGCTGCTATCTGCACTATCCTTGCTCACGCAGGTGGTGGTGAAGCTAAGGATTACGCTGCAATCGATAACGCTCCAGAAGAGAAAGCACGTGGTATCACTATCAACACTTCTCACGTAGAGTACGAAACTGCTAACCGTCACTATGCACACGTTGACTGCCCAGGTCATGCTGACTATGTTAAAAACATGATCACTGGTGCTGCACAAATGGACGGCGCTATCCTCGTAATCGCTGCGACTGATGGTCCTATGGCTCAGACTCGTGAGCACATCCTTCTTGCACGTCAGGTTGGTGTACCTTACATCGTAGTATTCGTGAACAAAGCTGACCAAGTTGACTACGACGAAGAGATGCTTGAACTCGTTGAAATGGAAGTTCGTGAACTTCTTTCTGAGTACAAATTCCCTGGTGATGATCTCCCAGTAATTCCTGGTTCTGCTCTTAAAGCACTTGAGTCTGCTGACTCATCTTCTGATGACGCAAAATGCATCATGGACCTAATGGCTGCTGTTGATGAATACATCCAAGAGCCTGAGCGCGCTGCTGACAAGCCTTTCCTTATGCCAATTGAAGACGTGTTCTCAATTGAAGGTCGTGGTACTGTTGTTACTGGTCGTGTTGAGCGTGGTATCATTAAAGTGAATGACACAGCTGACATTGTTGGTCTTGCTGACACTACACAAACTACTATCACTGGTATTGAAATGTTCCGTAAGCTTCTCGACGAAGGTCGTGCA encodes:
- the tuf gene encoding elongation factor Tu, giving the protein MAKETFERTKPHLNIGTIGHVDHGKTTLTAAICTILAHAGGGEAKDYAAIDNAPEEKARGITINTSHVEYETANRHYAHVDCPGHADYVKNMITGAAQMDGAILVIAATDGPMAQTREHILLARQVGVPYIVVFVNKADQVDYDEEMLELVEMEVRELLSEYKFPGDDLPVIPGSALKALESADSSSDDAKCIMDLMAAVDEYIQEPERAADKPFLMPIEDVFSIEGRGTVVTGRVERGIIKVNDTADIVGLADTTQTTITGIEMFRKLLDEGRAGENVGALLRGVKKEDVQRGQILCKPGSVTPHTKFEGQVYILSKDEGGRHKPFFAGYRPQFYFRTTDVTGVINLEEGRDMVMPGDDLTITAELIQPIAMEEQLRFAIREGGRTVGAGAVTKIIA